A genomic segment from Bacillus rossius redtenbacheri isolate Brsri chromosome 5, Brsri_v3, whole genome shotgun sequence encodes:
- the LOC134531563 gene encoding uncharacterized protein LOC134531563: MVTEDIAEVNIDNGEIDPDYEPIEEKSSSEDDVSVNVPRQRKAGLGEKEDNTQTIEAEVKKCRFSRARKREKCVNRNRGVSYTTLSGKVVKARVMKPLRDCRAECRKRLPEDIRESIFKEYWSLGSRDRRVAYVASLVDTMETKTSRKRAYNPDKEKFRMVTHTFHFKINGKREKVCRGCFMNTLDETQMFVTLAITNRSTSTSGITQQDNRGKTSPGNAISDERLDEVRRHIQSFPSYESHYTRRTNNKKYLPSFLDLNTMFSFYKESTSNPVGRTVYTREFKSLGLAFKAPKVDTCHRCDTLQMKVKLASGAEEEDIKQEISVHHAEADKAYLQKDLDKKTAKDDPSKRCFTFDLQQCLPTPFVQSSVSFYKRQLWTYNLTMHETSKPSVRCYMWHEGEGARGANQVATCVLRELSELPEDVTHIILYSDTCGGQNRNSHVAAMFLYLMQQKCNLQLVDHKFMVSGHSHMECDTDHALIEKQKKKLRFTVSHPHDWYQLVRTVGRKNKFEVVELNHQDFLNFAELYKTSLFLRKKDSSGEPFKWTEMRWLRYTQERRVIQFKNTLDEDAPFREICLKRRNRSPDELLHPKKCYNSTLAISKEKKKDLLELLPLIDTVFHSFYLNLKTTVDARDVLPDIEEFNE; the protein is encoded by the coding sequence ATGGTTACTGAAGACATTGCAGAAGTAAATATTGATAATGGAGAAATTGATCCAGATTATGAACCGATAGAAGAGAAAAGCTCAAGTGAAGATGATGTTTCCGTTAATGTTCCTCGCCAGAGGAAGGCTGGTCTCGGAGAAAAAGAAGACAATACACAAACAATTGAAGCTGAAGTGAAAAAATGTAGGTTTTCAAGAGCAAGAAAAAGAGAAAAGTGTGTAAACCGTAACAGAGGGGTGTCATACACAACTTTAAGCGGTAAAGTTGTCAAAGCTAGAGTAATGAAACCTCTTAGAGACTGTCGAGCAGAATGTAGAAAGAGACTTCCTGAAGACATaagagaaagtatttttaaagaatattggtcTCTTGGTAGTAGAGACAGGAGAGTAGCATATGTTGCCAGCCTTGTTGATACTATGGAAaccaaaacatcaagaaaaagAGCTTACAATCCTGATAAAGAGAAATTTAGAATGGTTACACATACGTTTCATTTTAAGATAAATGGGAAAAGAGAAAAAGTTTGTAGGGGATGTTTTATGAACACATTAGATGAGACACAAATGTTTGTAACTCTTGCAATCACCAACAGAAGTACCTCTACATCTGGTATCACACAGCAGGACAACAGGGGAAAAACATCACCTGGTAATGCAATTTCTGATGAACGACTGGATGAGGTTCGAAGGCATATACAATCATTCCCTTCTTACGAATCTCATTACACGCGAAGAACAAACAACAAGAAGTATCTTCCTTCTTTTCTGGATTTGAATACTATGTTCTCATTTTACAAAGAATCAACTTCTAATCCTGTGGGGCGTACTGTATATACTAGGGAGTTTAAGTCCTTGGGACTAGCCTTTAAAGCACCAAAAGTAGACACTTGTCATAGGTGTGACACATTACAAATGAAAGTGAAGCTAGCGAGTGGTGCAGAAGAAGAAGATATAAAACAGGAAATATCTGTGCATCATGCAGAAGCTGATAAAGCATACCTACAGAAAGATCTCGACAAgaaaactgctaaagatgatcCTAGCAAAAGGTGTTTTACGTTCGACTTACAACAATGTTTGCCCACACCTTTTGTTCAGTCGTCTGTGTCTTTTTACAAAAGACAGCTCTGGACGTATAATTTAACTATGCACGAAACTAGTAAACCATCTGTTCGTTGTTATATGTGGCATGAAGGCGAAGGTGCTCGTGGAGCAAATCAAGTTGCCACATGTGTATTGAGAGAGCTTTCTGAGTTACCTGAAGATGTAacgcacattattttatattcagatACATGTGGCGGCCAGAACCGTAACTCGCATGTAGCAGCAATGTTTCTGTATTTGATGCAACAGAAATGTAATCTTCAGTTGGTGGACCATAAATTTATGGTGAGTGGGCATAGTCATATGGAATGTGACACAGACCATGCACTTATAGAAAAGCAGAAGAAAAAACTGCGCTTCACTGTGTCACACCCCCATGACTGGTACCAGCTTGTCAGAACTGTTGGaaggaaaaacaaatttgaagttgTAGAACTTAATCATCAGGACTTCCTCAATTTTGCTGAGCTGTACAAAACTAGTCTCTTTCTTAGAAAGAAGGATAGTTCAGGAGAACCCTTCAAGTGGACTGAGATGAGATGGCTCAGATACACTCAAGAACGACGAGTGATTCAATTTAAGAACACACTTGATGAAGACGCACCTTTCAGAGAAATTTGTTTAAAACGACGGAACCGCAGTCCAGATGAGCTGTTACATCCAAAGAAATGTTATAACTCCACACTTGCCATTTCCAAAGAGAAAAAGAAGGATCTCTTGGAGCTGTTGCCATTGATAGACACAGTTTTTCACAGCTTTTATTTAAACTTGAAAACTACTGTGGATGCAAGAGATGTACTTCCTGATATAGAGGAATTCAATGAATGA